The DNA segment CATGTGCTCATTTCCCTGTCGTACGGGTTTCCGGCGGATGACGCGGAAGCGGCGGAACTGGCCGCGGACCATGCCGTTCCCCGCGTGTTGATTGTGGACGACAGCATGCAACTGGCCGCGCTCATGGCGCGGGCGCTCCGGTCCATGGAACGTTACGACGTGCGGGTGGTCAATACCGGGTTCGAGGCGATTTCTCTCTTGCCGGCCTTCCGGCCCGATGTCGCCATCATTGACATCGTGTTGCATGACATGGACGGCCGCGAAATCTGCACATTCATTCACAACCACCCCGACCTGGGGCACACGAAAATCATCGGCGTTTCGGGATACATGTCCGCGGAACGGCTCGAAAACGATCATGTCCCCCTGCACGCCTTCATCGCAAAGCCGTTTCGCATGAAAGAGATCCTCGATCAAGTCGCGGCGTTCCTCGCATGATACGCATCCCGCCCGAACAGGCCGCCGAAAAGGCGGCGCGCATTGCCGCCGCATTGCCCGCGATGGAATCGTTGCTGACGTCGTGCCGTCTGTGCGGCCATGCCTGCGGCGTGAACCGGCTCGAAGGCAAGACCGGATTCTGCAGGACCGCCCCGGCGGCGGCGGGCGATGCGCGCGTATCCTCGCATACGCTGCATTTTGGCGAGGAGCCCATGCTGGTCGGGCGGGGCGGATCGGGCACGGTCTTTTTTTCACACTGCAATCTGCGCTGTGTGTTTTGCCAGAACCATCAGATCAGCCAGGGCGGCATGGGCGCGCGAACCACGGCCAACGAATTGGCGGACATCTTTCTGACGTTGCAGGGCGAAGGCGCGGAAAATATCAATCTCGTCACGCCGACCCATTACATGTATCCCATCCTGTTGGGACTTCGCCGCGCTTTCCAAAACGGACTGGCGCTGCCCGTCGTCTACAACACGAACGGGTACGACCGCCTCGAATTGCTCCGGCTGCTCGACGGCATCGTGGACATTTATCTCCCCGATATGAAATACATGGACGAGGCGCCCGCCCGCGCCTACTCGCAGGCGCCGGATTATCCCGCCGTCGCCAAGGCCGCCATTCTCGAAATGTACCGCCAAGCCGGCCCCGTCGAACTCGTGGACGGCATAGCGCGAAAAGGACTCATCATCCGCCATTTGATCTTGCCGGGCGGTATTGCCGGCAGTTACGACCTGATTCTGTGGCTTCGCGACATGGGTTTGACCGACGTCACGCTGGGTCTGATGAGCCAGTATTCGCCGCAACACCGCGCACGCGATTTTCCCGAATTGGCCACACGAATCGAATCCCAAGAATATCTTGAAATTGTCCGGTACGCGATTGATCAGGGATTCGAGCATGTCCTGGTTCAGGGGTTCGACAGCGCCGATCTCTACTTGCCCGACTTTGAACGGGAAAAACCCTTTGACAACACCTGAAAAGGGCTACGCCGAAAAGGCGAATCTTGACAAAAACCGGAAACGGTGGCATACTTTTCATGGTGAAAAAGATGATTTCCGGGATTGAACAAAGAGGGGCCGGTTATTGGCCGTTGGTTACGGCAAGGGATATCAATACCCCCCTGCCGCCGGGAATCGGTGTTACTGACACCGTCCCTGCCACAGGATTGTTGAAACGGACCCCGGAAGAAACCTTTCGCGCCGGATTTGGCCAAGGAAGCGTTTCCGTTCCGGGAGCCGTCAAGCGCACCATTGACAAAAACATCCAAGGCGCGAGGCGCCTCAGCGCATGGGAAGCCGCACAGGCAAAAAAGGCGGCCAACCGTCAAGCCCGGATAAATCCAACCGGCAAAGAGGGGCTTGGAATGATTGTGGCCATGAACCGGTCGGCGAGCGTCGCCGAGGCCCGCTTGGCCGGAGAGAAACCGGCGTCCGGTCCCGTCACGGCCACGCTGACGGTCAACGACCAAACCATTTCGTATCTCGCCACGGCTCGGCAAATATCCAACGCGGAATCAACCGCGACGCGGCTGGACGTCCAAGTGTAATACGGTCCGGCCGGGGGGCGCAGGGCCGGCAATCCGATGGAATTTTCCGGCGCCCGCCCATTGCTATTTTCAGAAATTTTGGATATTATTGTGCGGATGATCCGGGTGGGAGTCCTACGGTTCCATCATAAAGGTGTATAGAAGGTCAAAACACTGAAGGAGTATGCAAAAATGAAAATGACAAGGAAGGACAAGGGTTTTACACTGATTGAATTGCTTGTTGTAATCGCCATCATCGGCATTCTGGCCGCCATTCTGCTGCCGGCGCTCGCGCGGGCGCGTGAATCGGCCCGGCGATCGTCGTGCCAGAACAACCTGAAGCAATGGGCGCTGGTCTTCAAGATGTACGCCGGCGAGGCGCAGCAGGGCAAGTTTCCGCCGATGTTGGCCCGCAACGGCCGGCTGCCCATTTACACGAATCGCGAGACCGGCGCCACCGGGCAGACCTATAACGACAACGCCTATGTGGCCTCCGGCCCCGATCCACAAAAAATTTATCCCGAATATCTGACGGACGCGAGCATCTGTTTCTGTCCTTCCGATGCGGAGAGCCGCGTCGAGGGCGCCTACCTGAAGGATGGCACGCCGGCGTTGGCGACGCTCTGCACGGACGCCAACTATTGCGCGGGATCGGTCATGCAGAGTTACTGCTATCTTGGATGGGTGATAGACAAGGCCGACTGGAACGATCTGACGCCGAAAATGACTTTCCCCGCCATTGCCCAATTGCCGGAATTCGAGGCGCCGCAGCAATTGGTCATGGCCGTCTTGAACGGAATCATTCCCGGCTGGCTCAATCCCGATGCGAACGATCCGCAGATCCTCGCTGACGGCGACATCACCATCACCGGCAATCCGGATCCGCCCATCGGCAACGGAAACACCAACACCTGTTACCGCCTGCGCGAGGGCATTGAGCGGTTTTTGGTCACGGACATCAACAATCCCGCCGCGACGGCCCAGGCGCAAAGTTCGCTTTTCATCATGTTCGACCTGCTGGGAACGGAGGCCCGCGCGTTCAATCACGTTCCCGGCGGCTGCAACGTCCTCTACATGGACGGGCACGTCGAGTTCATACGGTATACCCCCGAAGCCGAAAAGGCGCCTGTCAACGCAGGGGTCGCAAATATCGTCGGAATCGTTTTCAAATTTATCGGCGGCTGATCGCCGGAAAAAAGACCGGACAACCGGGTAAAGGCAGAACTGTCATGCAAATCGCGGGAAACGTGTTTCTGGTGACGGGTGGAAGTTCGGGATTGGGCGAGGCGACCGTGCGCGCGCTGGCCGAGAGCGGCGGGCGCGTGATCGTCGCGGACGTCAAGGAGGAGATGGGCCAAGCGCTGGCGCGCGAACTCGGCGACATTGCGCGATTTGCCCCGTGCGATGTCTCCAGCGAACAAAGCGTGCGGGAGGCCATCGGTGCGGCCATGGAACATTTCGGCGGCCTGCACGGGGCGGTGAACTGCGCGGGCGTGGCCCTTGCCATCAAGGTGCTGGGATCGAAAGGCCCGCATCCGCTGGATGCCTTCTCGACGATCCTGAACATCAACCTCGCGGGCACGTTCAACGTGATCCGGCTTGCGGCGCAGGCCATGAGCCAACTCCCCGCAACCGAGTCGGGCGAACGCGGCGTGATCGTCAACACGGCGTCGGTGGCCGCCTTCGATGGGCAGATCGGCCAGGCCGCCTATTCGGCGTCGAAAGGCGGCGTCGTGGCCATGACGCTGCCCATCGCGCGCGAACTGGGCCGGTTCGGCATTCGTGTCGTGACGATCGCCCCCGGCACTTTCGACACGCCGATGCTGGCGATGCTGCCGCAGGAAGTGCGCGACTCGCTGGCCGCGCAGATTCCGTTCCCGCCGCGTTTGGGACGTCCGTGCGAGTTTGCCGCCCTGGTCAAGCACATCGTGGAAAACGAGATGATCAACGGCGAGACCATCCGCATAGACGGCGCGCTCCGTATGGGACCGAAATAAGGGCCGGTTTCAGGCGCCGTCATCACGGGTGCGCACGAAAAGGACGGCCGACATTCGGTCCGGCGTCCACGGGAGGGGCAGACCCTTGTTGCGAAGGGTCTTGCCCCTGTAGGCATGCCGTGCGGCGGTGTCCGCGTCTTCGACCATGAAGTTCCGTCGGGCATCCAGGAAACGCAACGGAAACACCTGTTCGACAGCGTCGCCTTTTTCCCGACGAAACAGCATGACGGCTGCTCCGGTTCCATCCGCAAGGTAGAAGACGACACCCGCCGGCGCGTCTCCATGTTCGGGCGGAAAAAGATCGTAGAGACAGTCGCGTTTGAATGCGTTGATTCGGCGGTATTCTTCGCGGGCTTCCACCAGCATTGCCTGACGCGCACCGTCAATCGCGCCGAGATCGGCCGCAATGCCCCATGTCCCCGCCATGGCGGCCCGGCACCAATACCGGAAGAAGGCCTTGTCGTCCGCGTCTACCCTGTCGGGATTGTTTGTCCACCGGTTGCATGCCCACGGGAAAATGAAATCCATCGCGTTGATCGCGATGGAAATGCTGTCGCGGGCCAACGCGCCGCCGGTATGACCTCCGTCGCAGAGCCACTGGCTTTGCGCCAACCGCACGGTGAACTCATTGATCATACGGCCGCCGCTCTGGCAATTTTCGATGACGAGATCGGGATGGTTGCCGCGGACGCTCTTCAGCGCGTTCTGAAAAGCGCGCACGTTCCTCATGCGTCCGGCGCGCGTGTGTGCCGTGAAAAAATCCTGATCATACTTCCACCATCCCGCATGATAATCGGTGCGCAGCATGGCGACATGACCGGATAAACGGGACGTGAAATCACAGCCGGCCAGATCCAGCAGCCATCCGTCAATGAACTTCCGGTGCATGCCGGGACTGTCAACTTCCGGCGGCAGCGCGGAACGATCGGCCTTGACAAATTGCGGGCATGACCAGAGGCCCGGCATGACATCGGCCTCTTCGAGGGCGCGCATAATACGCACAAAAGACCCATCCGGAAATTTGACCGGATCGGGAACCCAGCGGCCGACGGCCTCGTACCATCCCGCATCCACGATAAATGCGTCGAAATCATAGGGGGACATGGATTCGAGTTGCCGTTCGAGAAAAGCGGCATCCACGCCAAACCGGGCCGCGTACCAGTGATTGTAGGTAAACGGGAAGATCGGCGGGGAAATTCCGTATTCCGCGCGGGCCAGTGCGGCGCGCCATGTCATCCACAAGGCACGCGCCAGGGATTCGTCTTCTTCGGGAACGAACGTCACGGATAGTTCCGGCCCGTCCATCGTTTCACCCGGGGCGAGCGTCAGCTGCGTCTCGTCCGGTGGAAGGTGGACGTCGAACGCAAACGTATCCGGCGCGGCATCAAGCCGGGCGCGCCATCCGCCGCACCATGCCAAGGCAAAATAGACATGGCTTGTCGCCGTTTTCACGACCCAATAAGGATTCATGCCGTTTTCGATTTCATCCGAACTATGAATGCAACTTCCCCACTCGATTCGCATGGGCCGGACTACGGCGTGATTTTCGCGGGAAAACGACAGGGCGCGCCATCCGCGCACTCGTTCGATGCCTTTGAGCGTCCATCGCGCCGTCCAAACCGGAAACCATGGCACGGAACGCGGCTCGACGCCATCGTTTTTAACGCCAATGCGCATTTCAATCAGCGGAGCATGTTTGGCCAGCGACACATGCCAGGTCATCATCAGCCCGCCGGCCAAACTCCGGTGCGTTTCAGCACAAAGGAAGACCGGCGTTTCCGACAAGGTCCAGTCCGCGCCTGAAACAGGGGTTTCCGGCATCAGTTCCCTTGGAATCCAAGCATCTGCGGCACACGGCGGATCGGCCGTGAACACGATCTCGTTGCTCTTGCGCCAACTGGCGGACTCGATAACCGGCGCCCCTTCATGACTGCCCAATGACAGCGATAACATGTCATTTGTCACGACTGCCCCTTCGACGGTAGTCATCCAAAAGGCCACGACGCCAAGCCACATGATGTTATTCCCTGGCCTTGCCGGTTTTGACAGTTTGTCGCCGCGACTTGGTTTTTTCTTCTGTTTCACCGGCCGGTCTGGATTTGCCGGCGAGTATTTCCACCTTGTTATCGCTGGACAGCGCGACGGCAAGATCGATTGCGCCGTCCTTGTTGAAATCCGAGGCGGCGAGGGCGCGCGGCCGCGCGCCGTCGAACGAATAGGTTTCCGTTTTGAAGGCGATCGGCACGGACGGGTTGTCGCTTTGGTTGACGAACGCCACGACCTGTGCCGAGGCGTGGCAGGCGGCGGCGATGTCCGGGCGCTGATCCTGGTTCAGGTCGGCGGCAAGGATGTCGCGGATCTCATGTTCGAGCGCGTCGCGCCGCGTGCCCAGCGCAATCTCCTGTGAAACGCTGAAATTGAATCGGGCGTCGCCAAAGAAAATCACGATGGAATCGTCGGTGTGGCAATGGGCCACGACAAGATCCAAGCGGCCGTCGCGGTTCATGTCGGCCACGGCCATTTTGCCGGGGAGCCGTCCCCGCGCCGGAAACCGCGCGGCGGGTTCAAAGCCGCCCGCGCCGTCGCCTTTCCAGAGGGCAATGTCGCCCGCGCTGTACAAGGTGGCGGCCAGGTCGAGATTCCCGTCCCCGTCGAAATCGGCCGCCGCAATATCGCGCGGACCGCCGGGCGCGGGGAATGATTTCGACTCGCCGAAATAGGTGTCCGCACGGCCAGGAAAGAACAGGATAATGTCGCTCGACCATCCCGCCGCCACGGCATCCCGAAGGGAATCCTTGTTGAAATCGCCCAAGGCGACCGAGGTCAGGCCGGGAACGGTGAACACCGGTTCATGGCTGCTGTTGGTCATCCGGTTGTAGGCCAGTTTCTCGTCGGGGATTTTGAAATAGTGCGGCTCGAAGACATTCGCGCCCATATTGCGGAACAGGGCAAGGTCGTTATGGCGCACGGCCATAAAACTCGCCACGACGATATCCGGCGCCTTGAGCGCGTCCACATTCGCGATGGCCACGGCATACGGCGCGAAATCGGCGCGCAGGGGCGGCACGGCCTCGTATTCAAGGCTGGCCTTGGACATCAGCACAGACACCTCGTCGTTTGCGGGACGTTCCTGCCGTGGATCGCCCATCACACCCGTGTTGGCCGTGACGATATCGGGATAACCGTCGCCGTTCAGATCGGCCAGCGCGACAGCCTTCGGATTCGGTCCGACCTGATAGGTTTTTCCGCACCTTGCGAAAATCTGGGCATTCGCGGATGGATCTGTCAAAAGCGACAGGGCGGCCAGCACGAATGTAAAAACGCGCATGGCGTTACGATGGGCCGCGCGCGACATTCTGCATTCCCTATTGTCCACGTTGCGCCTCCTACTTGGAACCCAGTCCCTTCACGGCAGCGAACTGGGCGGCCAGTTCGATAGCCGCGACAAGGCTGTCCTCGCGCGCGTTGCCTGTTCCGGCGATGTCGTAGGCCGTTCCATGATCCACCGACGTCCGAATAATGGGGATGCCAAGCGTCACGTTGACGCCTTCATCCATGGCGACCAGTTTGGCCGGGATATGTCCCTGGTCGTGGTACATCGCCACAACCAGATCGAATTCGCCGTCGCGCATGCGGCGAAACACCGTGTCGGCGGGATACGGCCCGGAACAGTCAATGTCCTCGGATCGGCAAGTCTCGATGGCGGGGACGATTTCCGTTTCCTCCTCGAAACCGAAGGCTCCCCCTTCCGCCGCATGAGGATTGAGCGCCGCGACCGCAATCTTTTTACGGGGCAGACCCAGCCGGACCAGCGCCTCGTGGCCGGTCCGGATGGAGGTCGCGATGCGATCTTTCCGCACTGCGGCGATCGCATCGAGCATGGACATGTGCGACGTAATGTGAACCAGCCGCATCCCGCCCGCGAACAGACACATCCGGTAGTCGGGGCTTTCCGTCATGTCGGCAATCAGTTCCGTATGTCCCGCATACGGATATCCGGCCCTGTGGATGCCTTCCTTGTTGATGGGACATGTGACGATGGCGGCTACCCGCTTTTCGACGGCCCAGCGAACCGCCGTCTTTACCCATTCGACCGCACAACGCCCCGCGTCGGCGCTCAATACGCCCGGCGTCCGCGCCGGCGCGGGCCGGTCCGCGTCGAAAATCGGCACGCCGTCCGCCTCCGCATGCGCGCCGACATCCCGGACCGGCCGGGCGGGCGGACATTCCGGCGCAAACGCGCGCGCGGCATCGAACGCGCGCCAATCGCCCACGACGATCGGCCTGCACGCCATCCACGGTTCGGGACGCGCAAGCGCCTTGGCCAGTATTTCAGGTCCAATCCCGTTCACGTCGCCCATCGTAACGGCTATCAGGGGCAATCCCATGGCTCATCATCCTCGCGATTGTCGGATAAAACGATAGCATACGCGATGCGATTGGACATGAACAATTCGGGATCCCGTGATTGTGTTTCGCCGTCTTGTCGCGCGCGGCATCGTTCTCACGCCGAACAGGCGAGGCGCCGTTTTACGGCGGCAAATCTTGAAACTGGAAAATCCGCTGGTACGGCGCGCTACAATACGTTTCATTCACCTTGCTAATGGAAGGAGTATGACGTGTTGAGAGTAGGGATTGTCGGGATGGGACCCATCGGCAACCTTCATGCCGATTGCTATGGGACAAGCGCCCATGCGCGCGTGGTCGCAGTGTGCGACCGGATTATGGAGCGGGCGGACAAGGCCGCGGCGCGGCTGGGCGTGCCGGCCTTTTACGATGCGGCCGAGATGCTGAAACAGGTTCAACCGGACATCTGCGGCATTACGACGGGGGGGTATGAATATTCGAGCGATCATTACGAGCCGACGATGCAGGCGCTGGATGCGGGCTGTCATGTGCTGGGCGAGAAGCCGATTGCGAATGAAATCGCGCAAGCCGAAGAAATGGTTGCGCTGGCCAAAGCAAAGAACCGTTGTTACGGCATCAATCTGAATCACCGCTTCACGCCCATGGCGCGCACGGCCCGGAAATGGATTGATTCGGGACGCCTGGGGCGGCTGCTTTTCGTGAACATGGCGATGTGGATCAAGAATCCCGCCGAAAGTTCGCCGTGGTTTCAAATCAAGGCCCTGCATCCGCACACCGTGGATATCATGCGCTATTTCTGCGGTGACATCACGCATGTCCAGTGTTTCGCGATGAAGGCGCCCGGGCGCTCGATTTGGAGCACGGCCCATTTCAACATGCGGTTTGCGAACGACGTGGTCGGCGGGTTGACGGGCAGTTACGACATCGAGCGCGGCCATCCAATGGAGCGGTGCGAAGTCGCCGGAACAGAGGGACGCTTTGTCCTTGAAGACATGTTCGATCGCCTGACGTTCTATCCCGCCGGCCACGTCGAAACGACCGTCATCCGCAACACGGTTTTCGGCCCGTTTACGGAAAAAACGTTCGCGGACACGTTCCGCAACCGGATACATCGTTTCGTCGAACAGATCGCGGAGGGATGTCCGCCCGACGCCATTGACGGATCGGGCGCGGACGGCCTTGCGGCGCAGAAAGTATTGGCGGCGGCCATCGAATCCATCGAACAGGAGACCGTAGTGCGAATCCGATAAGGATGAGAAATGACGGATGAACGATGATCCGGGGGAAAAGCGGCCTGAAGGCGGAAAAGAAAGCCTTGCCGTTTTCTATCTGTTCCTCCTCTATACGGCCGGCGTCGCGCATTGGATGGGTCTGTTCTGGACGGCAAGGTTCCATGCGCTCGACTGGCTGCTCGAGGCCCGGTATCACGCGATCCTCCGCGAAGCGCTGACACAGGGGAAAATCCCGTACCTGATGAACTATGCGGGGCACTATTCAGACCGTTTCCTCGCCCTGCCCGAAACGCCGCTGTCGCCGCAATTCCTCCTGTTGCCGTTCATGGGTGATGCCGCCTTCCATCATTTCAACGCGATCCTGATGTATTCGGTGGGTTTTCTCGGCATCCTGTGGATTCGCCGGGAACACCGGCTCCGCCTCCTTCCCTTCACGTTTTTATTCCTGCTGTTTCATTTCAACGGATATTTGATCGCGCGGATTGCGGCGGGCCAAATCATGTGGTACGGCTATTATTTCCTGCCGTATTTCCATCTGCTGGCCGTGCGACTTGTCAGGCGACCCGACGCAAAACGGCCCGCCATCGCGCTGGTGTTCGTTCTTGCGGCCATGCTCCTGCAGGGATCCTTTCACATCTTTTTCTGGTGCATGATGTTTCTGGGACTCATGCTCGTCTTCAATCCCTCTCGTTGGCGCGCGCTGACCTTTGTGATCGGCGGGACCGTAATGCTGAATGCCTGCCGTCTCGTTCCCGGCGCGATCGCCATCAAACCGCAGCGCATGGACCTCGGCGGAGGCTATCCCTCGCTGGGCGTGTTGCTGGATGCGTTCACGGCCCTGAAAGATTTTCGCGAGAGTCTCTCGATAGGAATCTTCGGACACTCCATCGCCGTCTACTGGTGGGAACTGGATTGTTTCATCGGCATGACGGGGTTCGGCATTCTTTTATACTTCGGCCTCTGGCGTTGGAAATCGGGCAAGGCATGGCATTCGTTCGCGGGACCGTGTGCCGTAATGTTTCTTCTGTCGCTGGGCATGACGTATTCCCTTGCAACGGCCTTGAACCTGCCGTTTGCCCAATTGCAGCGTCTGCCGGCGCGTTTCATCGTGATTCCGTTCACTTTTGCCCTGCTGGTGGCGTCCGTGGAAATGGATCAATTTCTGCGCGACCCCGAACGAAACGCGGCATGGCGCGTGTTTCTGGCGATTGGCGCGGCGCTGCTGGCTGCCGAATTATGGCGGCATTCGTCCCTGTGGCGCGTGGCCGACATCGAAAACTCGCCCGTGCTCCTGAAAATGGAACCCGTGGTCTCCGTGGCCATCCGCGCGCCCGATTGGAGCGATCCGGGATTTCGCGTCTATGCGGCGGCCGTTTGGATTTCCCTGGCGGTGTCCTGCGTGGCGGGCCTTGCGTTGGTCCGGCGGTTCATGACTTCGGACCGATGATCAGCCTGAGCCAGAGCAGAATGTCTTCGGCGGCATGGGTGGGGCCATCGAGCAAGTTCGTGCCGTGGGCGGAACCGGCATACTCGCGCAGTTCGCACAATCCCGACGCGGCCTTCTTGAGTGTCGCGCAAGACTCGGCGGAGTAAGAGTCGCCCTGCGACGTTACCAGCAGCGCCGGCCGCTTGCCTAGTTCCCGGATGGCCTGTTCCGTCTCGACGCCTTTGTAGTCGAGACCGGGTGAAACCATGACCGTGGCCGCAACATCGGGATGGTTCAGCGCATATCGCAGGACAAGATTCGCGCCGATGCTCGCTCCCACGACGGCCACATTGTCGGGATCGGCGCCGTATTCAAGCAAGGTTTTATGCGCCGAGGCCATATCGTCCAGAATGGCTAGCCAATCTCTTGTCTCGAATGTGCGGTAAGAGATGGCTTGCCCCCCGCGCATCATGCTGTCGCCATGCCCCCGGGCATCGAACGCCAGACACAGATATCCCGCGCGCTGCGCCCGGGCGGCAAAAGAATCCCATCCCGTCCGGCTCGATCCCGCCATGTGAAGCAATATCAATCCCGGCGGATTGTTCGTCGCATTTTCAGGAAAAAAGATCGTGGCGTGCAGAATCATGCCGTCGGAACTGTTGAACACGACATCCTTGCGGGAAAGGGATGTTTCGGCGGGCATCGGCCGGCCGCAGGCCGTCAAAAAAAAGAACGCCACCGCGGCCGGCAAGAACT comes from the Candidatus Hydrogenedentota bacterium genome and includes:
- a CDS encoding response regulator; its protein translation is MPSLLVISGSGSLIAELRPIVEPCGWTIQPGHPDTVPFHAADAVLFDLQTPIAGVLRHIENISTAAPCMPLVFLGDDITVAPEWGEGLRYYVSPRLLSDLEHVLISLSYGFPADDAEAAELAADHAVPRVLIVDDSMQLAALMARALRSMERYDVRVVNTGFEAISLLPAFRPDVAIIDIVLHDMDGREICTFIHNHPDLGHTKIIGVSGYMSAERLENDHVPLHAFIAKPFRMKEILDQVAAFLA
- a CDS encoding radical SAM protein, with the translated sequence MIRIPPEQAAEKAARIAAALPAMESLLTSCRLCGHACGVNRLEGKTGFCRTAPAAAGDARVSSHTLHFGEEPMLVGRGGSGTVFFSHCNLRCVFCQNHQISQGGMGARTTANELADIFLTLQGEGAENINLVTPTHYMYPILLGLRRAFQNGLALPVVYNTNGYDRLELLRLLDGIVDIYLPDMKYMDEAPARAYSQAPDYPAVAKAAILEMYRQAGPVELVDGIARKGLIIRHLILPGGIAGSYDLILWLRDMGLTDVTLGLMSQYSPQHRARDFPELATRIESQEYLEIVRYAIDQGFEHVLVQGFDSADLYLPDFEREKPFDNT
- a CDS encoding DUF1559 domain-containing protein — translated: MTRKDKGFTLIELLVVIAIIGILAAILLPALARARESARRSSCQNNLKQWALVFKMYAGEAQQGKFPPMLARNGRLPIYTNRETGATGQTYNDNAYVASGPDPQKIYPEYLTDASICFCPSDAESRVEGAYLKDGTPALATLCTDANYCAGSVMQSYCYLGWVIDKADWNDLTPKMTFPAIAQLPEFEAPQQLVMAVLNGIIPGWLNPDANDPQILADGDITITGNPDPPIGNGNTNTCYRLREGIERFLVTDINNPAATAQAQSSLFIMFDLLGTEARAFNHVPGGCNVLYMDGHVEFIRYTPEAEKAPVNAGVANIVGIVFKFIGG
- a CDS encoding 3-hydroxyacyl-CoA dehydrogenase; amino-acid sequence: MQIAGNVFLVTGGSSGLGEATVRALAESGGRVIVADVKEEMGQALARELGDIARFAPCDVSSEQSVREAIGAAMEHFGGLHGAVNCAGVALAIKVLGSKGPHPLDAFSTILNINLAGTFNVIRLAAQAMSQLPATESGERGVIVNTASVAAFDGQIGQAAYSASKGGVVAMTLPIARELGRFGIRVVTIAPGTFDTPMLAMLPQEVRDSLAAQIPFPPRLGRPCEFAALVKHIVENEMINGETIRIDGALRMGPK
- a CDS encoding alpha-galactosidase; protein product: MTNDMLSLSLGSHEGAPVIESASWRKSNEIVFTADPPCAADAWIPRELMPETPVSGADWTLSETPVFLCAETHRSLAGGLMMTWHVSLAKHAPLIEMRIGVKNDGVEPRSVPWFPVWTARWTLKGIERVRGWRALSFSRENHAVVRPMRIEWGSCIHSSDEIENGMNPYWVVKTATSHVYFALAWCGGWRARLDAAPDTFAFDVHLPPDETQLTLAPGETMDGPELSVTFVPEEDESLARALWMTWRAALARAEYGISPPIFPFTYNHWYAARFGVDAAFLERQLESMSPYDFDAFIVDAGWYEAVGRWVPDPVKFPDGSFVRIMRALEEADVMPGLWSCPQFVKADRSALPPEVDSPGMHRKFIDGWLLDLAGCDFTSRLSGHVAMLRTDYHAGWWKYDQDFFTAHTRAGRMRNVRAFQNALKSVRGNHPDLVIENCQSGGRMINEFTVRLAQSQWLCDGGHTGGALARDSISIAINAMDFIFPWACNRWTNNPDRVDADDKAFFRYWCRAAMAGTWGIAADLGAIDGARQAMLVEAREEYRRINAFKRDCLYDLFPPEHGDAPAGVVFYLADGTGAAVMLFRREKGDAVEQVFPLRFLDARRNFMVEDADTAARHAYRGKTLRNKGLPLPWTPDRMSAVLFVRTRDDGA
- a CDS encoding FG-GAP-like repeat-containing protein, with protein sequence MSRAAHRNAMRVFTFVLAALSLLTDPSANAQIFARCGKTYQVGPNPKAVALADLNGDGYPDIVTANTGVMGDPRQERPANDEVSVLMSKASLEYEAVPPLRADFAPYAVAIANVDALKAPDIVVASFMAVRHNDLALFRNMGANVFEPHYFKIPDEKLAYNRMTNSSHEPVFTVPGLTSVALGDFNKDSLRDAVAAGWSSDIILFFPGRADTYFGESKSFPAPGGPRDIAAADFDGDGNLDLAATLYSAGDIALWKGDGAGGFEPAARFPARGRLPGKMAVADMNRDGRLDLVVAHCHTDDSIVIFFGDARFNFSVSQEIALGTRRDALEHEIRDILAADLNQDQRPDIAAACHASAQVVAFVNQSDNPSVPIAFKTETYSFDGARPRALAASDFNKDGAIDLAVALSSDNKVEILAGKSRPAGETEEKTKSRRQTVKTGKARE
- the pdxA gene encoding 4-hydroxythreonine-4-phosphate dehydrogenase PdxA, translating into MGLPLIAVTMGDVNGIGPEILAKALARPEPWMACRPIVVGDWRAFDAARAFAPECPPARPVRDVGAHAEADGVPIFDADRPAPARTPGVLSADAGRCAVEWVKTAVRWAVEKRVAAIVTCPINKEGIHRAGYPYAGHTELIADMTESPDYRMCLFAGGMRLVHITSHMSMLDAIAAVRKDRIATSIRTGHEALVRLGLPRKKIAVAALNPHAAEGGAFGFEEETEIVPAIETCRSEDIDCSGPYPADTVFRRMRDGEFDLVVAMYHDQGHIPAKLVAMDEGVNVTLGIPIIRTSVDHGTAYDIAGTGNAREDSLVAAIELAAQFAAVKGLGSK
- a CDS encoding Gfo/Idh/MocA family oxidoreductase; the encoded protein is MLRVGIVGMGPIGNLHADCYGTSAHARVVAVCDRIMERADKAAARLGVPAFYDAAEMLKQVQPDICGITTGGYEYSSDHYEPTMQALDAGCHVLGEKPIANEIAQAEEMVALAKAKNRCYGINLNHRFTPMARTARKWIDSGRLGRLLFVNMAMWIKNPAESSPWFQIKALHPHTVDIMRYFCGDITHVQCFAMKAPGRSIWSTAHFNMRFANDVVGGLTGSYDIERGHPMERCEVAGTEGRFVLEDMFDRLTFYPAGHVETTVIRNTVFGPFTEKTFADTFRNRIHRFVEQIAEGCPPDAIDGSGADGLAAQKVLAAAIESIEQETVVRIR
- a CDS encoding alpha/beta fold hydrolase codes for the protein MPAAVAFFFLTACGRPMPAETSLSRKDVVFNSSDGMILHATIFFPENATNNPPGLILLHMAGSSRTGWDSFAARAQRAGYLCLAFDARGHGDSMMRGGQAISYRTFETRDWLAILDDMASAHKTLLEYGADPDNVAVVGASIGANLVLRYALNHPDVAATVMVSPGLDYKGVETEQAIRELGKRPALLVTSQGDSYSAESCATLKKAASGLCELREYAGSAHGTNLLDGPTHAAEDILLWLRLIIGPKS